One window from the genome of Serinibacter salmoneus encodes:
- a CDS encoding ABC transporter substrate-binding protein: MNRSIPRVAAVAGALALVLAACSSDSSSESAEGGESSESAEGGASGEGGTLHIGTLLPVTGSLAQLGPPEIAGVDLAVEEINEAGGVFGNDVTVTHTDSSDTENASVATESSQTLISEGVQAVIGAASSGVTLNVIDDITGAGIVQVSPANTATSLSAYSDYYFRTAPPDTVQGDALANLMLGDGAANLGILVFNDPYGTSLRDVVQGVTEEAGGSLVYGTEGQEFDPNETNYTAIVSDAIASEPDAIAIIAFTTQTPLIVRELVAQGWDMSKTYFVDGNLQNFGTEGDTGFPEGTLTGSKGTLPGAFPSEEFQERMLGVNPDLTEFSYGAESYDATMLVALAALKGGAATGEAIQANMAAVSGADGGTECTGWEECSTLITDGEDIIYQAVAGVGPFNDANDPSSAYIGIYEFGADNNYTFLESQQGEVPEG, encoded by the coding sequence ATGAACCGATCCATCCCTCGCGTGGCGGCGGTGGCGGGTGCCCTGGCACTCGTCCTCGCGGCCTGCAGCAGTGACAGCTCGAGCGAGTCCGCCGAGGGCGGTGAATCGAGCGAGTCCGCCGAGGGCGGTGCGTCGGGTGAGGGCGGTACGCTCCACATCGGCACCCTCCTGCCGGTCACGGGATCGCTGGCTCAGCTCGGTCCGCCCGAGATCGCCGGAGTCGACCTGGCGGTCGAGGAGATCAACGAGGCCGGCGGAGTGTTCGGCAACGACGTGACCGTGACCCACACCGACTCCAGCGACACGGAGAACGCCTCGGTGGCCACGGAGTCCTCCCAGACGCTGATCTCCGAGGGGGTCCAGGCCGTCATCGGCGCCGCGTCCTCGGGCGTGACCTTGAATGTGATCGACGACATCACCGGCGCCGGGATCGTGCAGGTGTCCCCGGCCAACACCGCGACCTCGCTCTCGGCCTACAGCGACTACTACTTCCGCACCGCCCCGCCGGACACCGTGCAGGGTGACGCCCTGGCGAACCTCATGCTCGGCGACGGCGCGGCGAACCTGGGCATCCTGGTGTTCAACGACCCGTACGGCACCTCGCTGCGCGACGTCGTCCAGGGCGTCACCGAGGAGGCCGGCGGCTCGCTCGTGTACGGCACCGAGGGTCAGGAGTTCGACCCGAACGAGACGAACTACACCGCGATCGTCTCCGATGCGATCGCGTCCGAGCCGGATGCGATCGCGATCATCGCCTTCACCACCCAGACCCCGCTGATCGTGCGCGAGCTCGTGGCGCAGGGGTGGGACATGTCGAAGACGTACTTCGTGGACGGCAACCTGCAGAACTTCGGCACCGAGGGCGACACCGGCTTCCCGGAGGGCACCCTCACGGGCTCCAAGGGAACGCTGCCCGGCGCCTTCCCCTCCGAGGAGTTCCAGGAGCGGATGCTGGGCGTGAACCCTGACCTGACGGAGTTCTCCTACGGGGCGGAGTCCTACGACGCCACGATGCTCGTGGCACTCGCGGCGTTGAAGGGTGGCGCGGCCACCGGTGAGGCGATCCAGGCGAACATGGCGGCCGTCTCCGGCGCAGACGGCGGCACCGAGTGCACCGGGTGGGAGGAGTGCTCCACGCTCATCACGGACGGCGAGGACATCATCTACCAGGCGGTGGCGGGTGTCGGTCCGTTCAACGACGCCAACGACCCCTCCTCGGCCTACATCGGGATCTACGAGTTCGGTGCGGACAACAACTACACCTTCCTCGAGAGCCAGCAGGGCGAGGTCCCCGAGGGCTGA